A window of Cucurbita pepo subsp. pepo cultivar mu-cu-16 chromosome LG06, ASM280686v2, whole genome shotgun sequence contains these coding sequences:
- the LOC111797740 gene encoding heat stress transcription factor B-4-like, giving the protein MALMVDNCEGVLVSLDSHKPIPAPFLTKTYQLVDDPSTDHIVSWGEDDTTFVVWRPPEFARDLLPNYFKHNNFSSFVRQLNTYGFRKIVPDRWEFANDFFRKGDKHLLCEIHRRKTAQPQLHQSLSPLALNNPGFYHFHGRGSISPSDSDDQNNWCDSPPLSSSGTNNNNNNNNSVTALSEDNERLRRSNNMLMSELAHMKKLYNDIIYFVQNHVKPVAPSNSYQYSTFPVVQRQPNHHLVGYNNPTNAKQVSGQTHLVTGIPNNNNKNNKSFVRIVEEQQKTKLFGVAIHSKKRLHPEYASNNIGKENNNKARFVLEKDDLGLNLMPPSAC; this is encoded by the exons ATGGCTCTAATGGTTGATAATTGCGAAGGAGTTTTGGTGTCCTTGGACTCCCATAAGCCAATCCCAGCTCCCTTTCTCACTAAAACATACCAGCTCGTCGACGATCCCTCCACTGACCATATTGTCTCATGGGGCGAAGATGATACCACCTTCGTTGTTTGGCGTCCTCCTGAATTCGCTAGAGATCTCCTTCCTAATTATTTCAAGCACAACAATTTCTCTAGCTTTGTCCGCCAGCTCAACACCTAT GGGTTTAGAAAAATTGTGCCGGACAGATGGGAATTTGCGAACGACTTCTTCAGAAAAGGAGATAAACATTTGTTATGTGAAATCCATAGACGCAAAACCGCTCAGCCACAACTCCACCAATCTCTTTCTCCACTTGCTCTCAATAATCCAGGCTTTTACCACTTCCATGGCCGTGGCAGCATCTCGCCCTCCGACTCCGACGACCAAAATAATTGGTGTGACTCGCCGCCGCTCTCCTCCTCTGGCactaacaacaacaacaacaacaacaactctGTCACCGCCCTGTCGGAGGACAACGAGCGGCTTCGGCGAAGCAATAACATGCTGATGTCGGAATTAGCCCACATGAAAAAACTCTACAACGACATCATCTATTTCGTTCAAAACCACGTGAAGCCCGTCGCCCCAAGTAATTCATATCAATACTCAACCTTTCCAGTGGTGCAACGGCAGCCGAACCACCATCTTGTCGGGTACAATAATCCCACAAATGCGAAACAAGTTTCGGGTCAGACCCATTTGGTGACTGGaattccaaataataataacaaaaacaacaaaagctTCGTGAGGATTGTAGAAGAGCAACAAAAAACGAAGCTTTTTGGAGTGGCGATTCATTCGAAGAAACGGCTGCATCCGGAGTATGCTTCTAATAATATTGGGAAAGAGAACAACAACAAGGCTCGATTCGTGTTGGAGAAAGATGATTTAGGGCTGAATCTCATGCCCCCTTCCGCTTGTTAG
- the LOC111797264 gene encoding probable BOI-related E3 ubiquitin-protein ligase 2 isoform X2 translates to MALPQNHYQQHYQSQQQHQSISFRNLYTADGHVSQPISYFNPFNLQEHSQHPPYVPPSPGQDASDGVADFHWMHGIEPKKKRLKEQDLFENNSQISSIDFLQPRPVSTGLGLSLDNTRMASTGDSPLVSLIGDDIDLELQRQDEDIEKFLHVQGERLRHTILEKIQANQLQTLSTVEERIIKKLREKEAEVECINKKNIELEQRMEQLSVEAGAWQQRARYNENMITALKFNLQQVYAQSRDSKEGCGDSEVEDTASCCNGRSLDFQLLRGNSNDMKDLMYCKACRVNEVCMLLLPCKHLCLCKDCESRLSFCPLCQSSKFIGMEVYM, encoded by the exons ATGGCTCTGCCTCAGAATCACTACCAGCAACACTATCAATCCCAACAGCAACACCAATCGATATCTTTTCG CAACTTGTACACCGCCGATGGTCATGTTTCTCAACCCATCTCCTATTTCAATCCCTTCAATTTGCAGGAGCACTCCCAGCATCCTCCTTACGTTCCTCCAT CCCCTGGCCAGGACGCCAGTGATGGAGTAGCGGATTTTCACTGGATGCATGGCATtgaacccaaaaagaaaaggttgaaGGAGCAAGATCTTTTCGAGAACAATTCCCAAATATCATCCATTGATTTCTTGCAGCCACGTCCAGTTTCCACGGGACTGGGTTTATCGCTTGACAACACCCGCATGGCTTCTACAGGCGACTCGCCTTTGGTTTCTCTTATAGGTGATGACATTGATCTTGAACTACAGCGACAGGACGAAGATATTGAGAAATTCCTCCATGTTCAG GGCGAAAGGCTACGACATACCATATTAGAGAAGATCCAAGCAAATCAACTCCAAACTCTCTCGACTGTGGAAGAAAGAATTATTAAGAAACTACGAGAAAAAGAGGCCGAGGTGGAGTGTattaacaagaaaaacatTGAGCTCGAACAGCGAATGGAGCAGCTGTCAGTGGAAGCTGGTGCTTGGCAGCAGCGAGCTAGGTATAACGAGAACATGATCACAGCTCTCAAGTTCAATCTTCAGCAGGTGTATGCTCAAAGCAGGGATAGCAAGGAAGGATGCGGGGATAGCGAGGTGGAAGACACTGCATCGTGCTGCAATGGTCGGTCGCTTGATTTTCAACTGCTTCGCGGCAATAGCAATGATATGAAGGATTTGATGTACTGCAAAGCTTGCAGGGTTAATGAAGTGTGCATGCTTTTGTTGCCCTGTAAGCATCTCTGCCTTTGCAAGGACTGCGAAAGTAGGCTTAGCTTTTGCCCTCTCTGTCAATCCTCTAAATTCATAGGTATGGAAGTTTATATGTAA
- the LOC111797264 gene encoding probable BOI-related E3 ubiquitin-protein ligase 2 isoform X1 produces the protein MALPQNHYQQHYQSQQQHQSISFRNLYTADGHVSQPISYFNPFNLQEHSQHPPYVPPCTAPGQDASDGVADFHWMHGIEPKKKRLKEQDLFENNSQISSIDFLQPRPVSTGLGLSLDNTRMASTGDSPLVSLIGDDIDLELQRQDEDIEKFLHVQGERLRHTILEKIQANQLQTLSTVEERIIKKLREKEAEVECINKKNIELEQRMEQLSVEAGAWQQRARYNENMITALKFNLQQVYAQSRDSKEGCGDSEVEDTASCCNGRSLDFQLLRGNSNDMKDLMYCKACRVNEVCMLLLPCKHLCLCKDCESRLSFCPLCQSSKFIGMEVYM, from the exons ATGGCTCTGCCTCAGAATCACTACCAGCAACACTATCAATCCCAACAGCAACACCAATCGATATCTTTTCG CAACTTGTACACCGCCGATGGTCATGTTTCTCAACCCATCTCCTATTTCAATCCCTTCAATTTGCAGGAGCACTCCCAGCATCCTCCTTACGTTCCTCCAT GTACAGCCCCTGGCCAGGACGCCAGTGATGGAGTAGCGGATTTTCACTGGATGCATGGCATtgaacccaaaaagaaaaggttgaaGGAGCAAGATCTTTTCGAGAACAATTCCCAAATATCATCCATTGATTTCTTGCAGCCACGTCCAGTTTCCACGGGACTGGGTTTATCGCTTGACAACACCCGCATGGCTTCTACAGGCGACTCGCCTTTGGTTTCTCTTATAGGTGATGACATTGATCTTGAACTACAGCGACAGGACGAAGATATTGAGAAATTCCTCCATGTTCAG GGCGAAAGGCTACGACATACCATATTAGAGAAGATCCAAGCAAATCAACTCCAAACTCTCTCGACTGTGGAAGAAAGAATTATTAAGAAACTACGAGAAAAAGAGGCCGAGGTGGAGTGTattaacaagaaaaacatTGAGCTCGAACAGCGAATGGAGCAGCTGTCAGTGGAAGCTGGTGCTTGGCAGCAGCGAGCTAGGTATAACGAGAACATGATCACAGCTCTCAAGTTCAATCTTCAGCAGGTGTATGCTCAAAGCAGGGATAGCAAGGAAGGATGCGGGGATAGCGAGGTGGAAGACACTGCATCGTGCTGCAATGGTCGGTCGCTTGATTTTCAACTGCTTCGCGGCAATAGCAATGATATGAAGGATTTGATGTACTGCAAAGCTTGCAGGGTTAATGAAGTGTGCATGCTTTTGTTGCCCTGTAAGCATCTCTGCCTTTGCAAGGACTGCGAAAGTAGGCTTAGCTTTTGCCCTCTCTGTCAATCCTCTAAATTCATAGGTATGGAAGTTTATATGTAA
- the LOC111797266 gene encoding NAC domain-containing protein 96-like has product MELLQPFQPASSSSCLPPGCCFSPSDEQILCFYLPNKTTASISPNSLANGVSPGYNLIKDLDPFDYDPFDLPESACFCYGSRGRKKHWYFYSVCVFSEKRGRIRMKSGYWRRKRRAREVIIHRGVVLGMKTSFVFYWGNSIENAVKTNWIMYEYALGDHFKASFVLHRVFVRGWGLGISGNGLSAYGDGSVSAVCHNGNQQDGIPVTNGIAGHEMGCAEKPNCVLVTDPVTTLQVPSEAYPCGMMAPSPVTPTGSISIMDGDFIELNDLDDQLDPEDISR; this is encoded by the exons ATGGAACTTCTTCAGCCTTTCCAACCggcttcttcctcctcctgtCTCCCTCCCGGTTGTTGTTTCTCCCCCTCCGATGAGCAGATCCTCTGCTTCTACCTCCCCAACAAGACCACCGCATCCATTTCCCCCAATTCGCTCGCCAATGGCGTTTCCCCCGGCTATAACTTAATCAAAGACCTCGACCCCTTCGATTACGATCCTTTCGATTTGCCGGAGTCCGCGTGTTTTTGTTACGGTTCCAGGGGAAGAAAGAAGCACTGGTACTTCTACTCAGTATGTGTTTTTAGTGAGAAAAGAGGACGGATAAGAATGAAGAGCGGgtattggagaagaaaaaggagagcGAGAGAGGTGATTATCCATCGAGGAGTTGTTCTTGGGATGAAGACCAGTTTTGTGTTCTATTGGGGGAATTCGATCGAGAACGCTGTGAAGACTAATTGGATCATGTACGAGTATGCCCTAGGCGATCATTTTAAG GCTTCTTTTGTACTGCATCGGGTATTTGTAAGAGGTTGGGGACTTGGCATTTCGGGTAATGGCTTAAGTGCTTATGGTGACGGAAGTGTCTCAGCAGTATGCCATAATGGCAATCAGCAAGATGGAATTCCAGTAACCAATGGCATCGCAGGACATGAAATGGGTTGTGCGGAGAAGCCAAATTGTGTGCTCGTTACAGATCCTGTTACCACTTTGCAAGTCCCATCAGAAGCTTACCCTTGCGGGATG ATGGCTCCCTCGCCTGTAACCCCTACTGGTTCAATCTCTATTATGGACGGAGATTTTATAGAATTAAACGATCTTGATGATCAGTTGGATCCGGAAGATATCAGTCGATGA
- the LOC111797262 gene encoding uncharacterized acetyltransferase At3g50280-like, which produces MTVLPQFGDMNPTLQTVRLISDCFIKPHTTPDESKHPYYLSPWDLLMLSVQYIQKGLLYSKPSAAVDDGGRFINDLLSKLKNSLSIALVHFYPLAGRLATIRYEDEGSSLVYVDCNNSPGARFIHARLDMTISDILSPTNVPLIVQSFFDHDRAVNYEGHSRPLLSIQVTELLDGVFIGCSINHSIVDGSSYWHFFNIWSEIFQADDGNFSISRPPILPRWFPETHGPILKLPFTEPDQFISRFEAPQLRERIFHISPESLAVLKARANTEHKTNKISSFQSLSALVWRSITRARGLSSDQTTGCRLATNNRSRLNPPLPENYFGNSIQAIRAVATVKELLENNLGWAAWKLHEAVVSHDDEKVRNHVNKWLESPFVYQIAQLFDPLSVMMGSSPRFNKYGNVFGMGKALALRSGYAHKFDGKVSCYPGSEGGGSIDLELCLLPDFMSALEADNEFMNACTTLTH; this is translated from the coding sequence ATGACGGTCCTTCCACAATTTGGGGATATGAATCCAACTCTCCAGACCGTTCGCCTCATTTCAGACTGCTTTATCAAACCTCACACCACTCCCGATGAATCAAAGCACCCATATTACCTTAGCCCATGGGATCTTCTCATGCTCTCCGTTCAATACATCCAAAAAGGTCTTCTTTACTCCAAACCTTCCGCCGCCGTCGACGATGGCGGCCGTTTCATCAACGATCTGTTGAGTAAGCTCAAAAATTCCCTGTCAATTGCCCTCGTTCATTTCTACCCACTCGCCGGACGACTCGCAACAATCCGATACGAAGACGAAGGTTCTTCCCTCGTTTATGTGGACTGCAACAACAGCCCCGGTGCCAGATTCATTCACGCTCGTCTCGACATGACCATTTCCGATATTCtttccccaaccaacgtgccGTTAATTGTCCAATCTTTCTTTGACCACGACAGAGCAGTCAACTACGAGGGCCACTCCCGGCCGTTGCTGTCTATCCAGGTCACGGAATTACTGGACGGCGTCTTCATCGGGTGTTCCATTAACCACAGCATCGTCGACGGATCTTCTTATTGGCATTTCTTCAACATCTGGTCTGAGATATTTCAAGCCGATGATGgcaatttttcaatttcacgCCCACCGATCCTCCCGCGTTGGTTCCCCgagacccacggtccaattCTAAAGCTCCCATTCACCGAGCCCGATCAATTTATTAGCAGATTCGAAGCACCCCAACTCAGGGAAAGAATATTCCATATTTCCCCTGAATCCTTGGCCGTTCTCAAAGCCAGAGCAAACACAGAGcacaaaaccaacaaaatctCCTCCTTCCAATCCCTATCCGCACTCGTCTGGCGAAGCATAACACGAGCCCGTGGCCTATCGTCGGATCAAACCACCGGGTGCAGATTGGCAACAAACAACAGATCGAGGCTAAATCCACCGTTACCAGAAAATTACTTCGGGAATTCGATTCAAGCCATAAGAGCGGTTGCGACAGTAAAGGAGCTCCTGGAAAACAATCTCGGATGGGCGGCGTGGAAATTGCACGAGGCTGTAGTGAGCCACGACGACGAGAAGGTGCGAAATCACGTGAACAAGTGGCTGGAATCCCCGTTCGTGTATCAAATCGCCCAATTATTTGATCCATTGAGTGTGATGATGGGAAGCTCCCCTAGATTCAACAAGTACGGGAACGTGTTTGGAATGGGGAAGGCTTTGGCTCTTCGAAGTGGGTATGCGCATAAATTCGACGGGAAAGTATCTTGCTACCCAGGATCTGAAGGAGGCGGAAGCATAGATCTGGAGCTGTGTCTTCTACCAGATTTCATGAGCGCTCTTGAAGCTGATAATGAATTCATGAATGCCTGCACTACTTTAACTCACTAG
- the LOC111797267 gene encoding ethylene-responsive transcription factor ERF011-like encodes MDGEVCSAVDSSPTATEKRKQRHQNQLQKERPYRGIRMRKWGKWVAEIREPNKRSRIWLGSYTTPLAAARAYDTAVFYLRGPTARLNFPELMFEESQLHDMSAASIRKRATEVGARVDAIEISLHASNSNSNSNSNSSTHTSEKPDLNEYPSPESSDHD; translated from the coding sequence ATGGACGGAGAAGTTTGCTCCGCCGTAGATTCATCACCGACGGCGACAGAGAAGAGGAAGCAAAGGCATCAGAATCAGCTTCAAAAAGAAAGGCCTTACAGAGGAATAAGGATGAGGAAGTGGGGGAAGTGGGTTGCCGAAATCAGAGAACCCAACAAGCGCTCCAGGATTTGGCTTGGTTCCTACACAACCCCCCTCGCTGCCGCTAGAGCTTACGACACCGCCGTCTTCTACCTACGAGGCCCTACTGCCCGCCTTAACTTCCCCGAATTGATGTTCGAGGAAAGCCAGCTTCACGACATGTCGGCCGCCTCCATACGCAAACGAGCCACCGAAGTCGGCGCTAGGGTTGACGCCATCGAAATCTCCCTCCACGCCTCCAACTCAAACTCAAACTCCAACTCCAATTCCAGTACCCACACTTCCGAGAAGCCCGATTTAAACGAGTACCCAAGCCCCGAAAGCTCCGACCACGATTAA
- the LOC111797263 gene encoding uncharacterized protein LOC111797263, with product MNSTTFVCNPMDALPLLPSSQLLFPNNAINFRHRISIRVKPTSHGSCRWRIRATAENGASSASTSQIDMVRNREGVFTAKQSKVVVLWDLDNKPPRGPPYEAAMALKRVAQRFGQVVDMSAYANRHAFIHLPQWVVEERRERRQLDILERKGLFTPSESYVCGVCGRKCKTNLDLKKHFKQLHERERQKKLNRMRSLKGKKRQRYKEKFVSGNHKYNEAARSLITPKVGYGLASELRRAGVFVKTVEDKPQAADWALKRQMQHSMSRGIDWMFLVSDDSDFSEMLRKAKEANLGTVVVGDRDRALGRHADLWVPWMGVENGDVTEEDLVPKRWRTRRTEEDLDEDDGFSVSRYYGEAESGSDLESVVQELASASTEFNGFRISAFSEGEDDDEWVEEDVASDYLLEMSDEEDGYF from the coding sequence ATGAATAGCACAACTTTCGTCTGTAATCCTATGGACGCTCTGCCATTATTGCCCTCCTCTCAGTTGCTGTTTCCAAATAACGCCATCAATTTCAGGCATAGGATCTCCATTCGTGTAAAACCCACTTCTCATGGTTCGTGTAGATGGCGAATCCGAGCCACTGCCGAAAACGGAGCTTCATCGGCGTCGACCTCGCAGATCGACATGGTGAGGAACAGGGAGGGGGTTTTTACCGCCAAACAAAGCAAGGTTGTCGTGCTTTGGGATCTCGATAATAAGCCCCCTCGTGGGCCGCCTTACGAGGCGGCTATGGCGCTGAAACGAGTGGCGCAACGCTTCGGCCAAGTGGTCGACATGTCGGCTTACGCCAATCGCCACGCTTTTATCCATTTGCCGCAATGGGTTGTTGAAGAACGCCGCGAGCGTCGGCAATTGGACATTCTTGAGCGCAAAGGGTTGTTCACGCCGTCCGAATCTTACGTCTGCGGGGTCTGCGGTCGCAAGTGCAAAACAAACCTAGACCTCAAGAAGCATTTCAAGCAACTTCATGAACGCGAGCGCCAGAAGAAATTGAACAGAATGAGGTCTCTCAAGGGCAAAAAGCGGCAGCGTTATAAGGAAAAGTTCGTATCTGGGAACCACAAGTACAATGAAGCAGCCAGGTCTCTGATTACTCCAAAAGTTGGGTATGGGCTGGCCTCAGAATTGAGACGTGCTGGTGTTTTTGTGAAGACAGTGGAGGATAAGCCACAGGCGGCTGATTGGGCTTTGAAGAGGCAGATGCAACACTCGATGAGTCGTGGTATTGATTGGATGTTTCTTGTTTCCGATGACTCGGATTTTTCAGAGATGTTAAGGAAGGCTAAGGAGGCTAATTTGGGAACTGTGGTGGTGGGAGATCGTGATAGAGCATTGGGTAGGCACGCAGATTTATGGGTCCCATGGATGGGGGTTGAAAATGGGGATGTTACAGAGGAGGATTTGGTGCCCAAAAGATGGAGGACGAGGAGAACCGAGGAGGATTTGGATGAAGACGATGGTTTTTCAGTTTCTCGTTATTATGGAGAGGCTGAAAGTGGTAGTGATTTGGAGAGTGTAGTGCAAGAGCTTGCTTCCGCCAGTACAGAGTTCAATGGCTTTAGAATTTCTGCTTTCTcagagggggaagatgatgatgaatggGTTGAAGAGGATGTGGCATCTGACTATCTGCTAGAGATGAGTGACGAGGAAGATGGGTATTTCTGA
- the LOC111797261 gene encoding uncharacterized protein LOC111797261, which yields MAGSSAVAAAAVSIAVLALFLIGLYFWWRRRRRRLIQSETVETLQSVENSQQQSGSRTVTLHHQSESEGRRRLSNFYPRGVSPKPLFSWDDSPSLVNDAVENGWTQFAFTDYMSLSSPTSRSRLLGLCTAGEIEKEIAEAEISWEVSQGSADFMQKIRLNSGFNNTITNTISSFPSASSVIRTALPLPGPPLASFPQEAYFEITILCISGDENEPTGAAKEGERIKLIPENHCSKTSSESLPYFTSNNKVSNVEESKLNGKGEDDEAVEDVMLSIGLTSGTSAPSKLPGSYSGSIGFNSNGSVYLDGIKLVFESEREEWGRAEKVIGCGFDPKQKKVFFTVDSELVHVIHCKSEEFGSPLYPTLAANADVTVLVNLGQSMFKYITAQRTPNPCFVSQLVNAAGGFHGNGYEDSRELFSMGMIDSQWFSRLTPKSTNNLVADHREDDEMSDEIELFEIVVEDEKRT from the exons ATGGCCGGATCTTCAGCTGTTGCTGCAGCTGCCGTGTCCATTGCAGTCCTTGCGTTGTTCTTGATCGGATTGTACTTttggtggcggcggcggcggcggcgtcTTATACAATCAGAAACTGTTGAGACGTTACAGAGTGTAGAAAATTCTCAACAGCAATCAGGTTCTCGGACTGTGACGCTTCATCACCAATCTGAATCAGAGGGCAGAAGGCGACTCAGTAATTTTTACCCTCGTGGGGTTTCTCCAAAGCCTTTGTTCAGTTGGGACGACAGCCCTTCGCTTGTCAACGACGCCGTCGAAAATGGATGGACCCAATTCGCTTTTACGGACTACATGTCGCTATCTTCTCCAACTTCAAGATCCCGATTGTTGGGTTTGTGTACGGCCGGAGAGATCGAGAAGGAGATAGCAGAGGCGGAGATTAGCTGGGAAGTGAGTCAAGGATCGGCCGATTTCATGCAAAAGATTAGGCTTAATTCTGGGTTTAACAACACCATTACCAATACAATCTCTTCTTTTCCCTCTGCTTCCTCTGTAATCAGAACTGCTCTGCCATTACCGGGCCCTCCCCTGGCGTCCTTCCCGCAAGAAGCGTATTTTGAGATCACTATTCTGTGTATTTCCGGCGATGAAAATGAACCCACTGGAGCCGCGAAAGAAGGGGAGAGGATCAAATTGATACCCGAGAATCATTGCTCGAAGACGAGCTCGGAGTCTCTGCCTTATTTTACATCTAATAACAAAGTAAGCAACGTTGAGGAATCGAAGCTCAATGGGAAAGGCGAGGATGATGAAGCAGTGGAAGACGTGATGCTATCCATTGGGCTTACTTCCGGCACCTCCGCCCCTTCTAAACTTCCCGGCAGCTATTCCGGCAGCATCGGATTCAACTCCAATGGCTCTGTCTATCTCGATG GCATCAAACTAGTGTTTGAATCTGAGAGAGAAGAGTGGGGAAGGGCGGAGAAGGTGATCGGATGTGGGTTTGATCCGAAACAGAAGAAGGTGTTCTTCACGGTGGATTCGGAATTGGTGCACGTGATCCATTGCAAGTCGGAGGAATTCGGGAGCCCATTGTATCCGACTCTGGCGGCCAACGCGGACGTAACAGTTTTGGTAAATTTGGGGCAAAGCATGTTCAAGTACATAACAGCTCAAAGAACACCAAATCCTTGCTTTGTAAGTCAGCTTGTGAATGCGGCGGGTGGGTTCCATGGCAATGGGTACGAAGATAGCAGAGAGCTTTTCTCGATGGGAATGATCGATTCCCAGTGGTTTAGTCGGCTTACTCCCAAATCCACCAACAATCTTGTTGCCGATCATCGGGAGGACGATGAGATGTCCGATgaaattgaactttttgaaattGTGGTGGAAGATGAAAAACGAACgtaa